The genomic DNA GTGTTGGCGTGGGTGAGTTCCGCACCCTTGGGCCGGCCCGTGGTGCCCGAGGTGTACAGGATGACGGCGGTGTCGCCGGCCTCGGTGGCCACCGGGTCGAAGACCGGTGACATGCGGGCGAGCGCAGCGCGCATCGTCTGCGCTCCCCCGGATTGCTGTGCTCCGTCGATCGGCGAAGGCGCCTCCGGGTCGGCGGTCATCAGGAAGAAGTGCTCGCAGGTCCCTACCTCGTTGAAGGCCGCCCACCCCTCCTCGCCGATCGCCAGGTCAGGCGTGCCCTGGAAGCAGAAGTAGGCCTTCGCGTCGGCGTCCCGCAGGTGGTAGGCCACCTCGCGGGACTTGAGCAGGATGTTGAGCGGGACGACGACGGCTCCGGCCTTGAGGACGCCGTAGTAGACGATCGGGAACTCCGGCACGTTCGGGCAGCTGAGTGCCACCTTGTCGCCCGGTCTTACCCCGCGCTCCACGAGCAGGTTGGCGACCCGGTTCGCGGCGGCGTCGACCTGGGCGTAGGTGAGGCGCGTCGGGCCGAGGACGACGGCGTCCCGGTTGGGGTACGCGCGGGCGGAGTCCTCGAGCAGGACCGAGAGGTTCAGCATGGTGTCTTCCGGGGAGGTTGACCGGGCCGGGGCGCGGAGGGGACACACGGCCCGGCCCGGGGCGGGTGGGGGTCACACGTGGCTGGACGCGGCGGCGCGACGGGCGCGGCGCCGGCTGCCGTTGATCATGTCGGTGAAGCGGTCGAGGGCCCATACCGTGCGCAGGCCGAGCGGACCCAGCATCAGGAAGGGTGGGAACGTCGGTTCCTCCGCCCAGATGCCGTCCAGATCCTCGTGCCGCGATCCGTCCACAATCAGGTCGGCGATGAGCGACCCGACGTACGGTGCCTGGGACAGTCCGTGTCCGTTGCACGCGATCGAGTAGTAGACGTCGTCCTCGATCTGCCCCGCGATCGGCAGGAAGGAGGAGGTCATGGCGATCCAGCCGCCCCACGCGCGTTCCACGGCGACGTCCGCGAGGCCGGGGAAGCGGGTGGCGAACGCGCCGGCGAGCTCCTCGACCATGGCCCGGTCCGGCGCCTTGGCCGGGAGCGGGTAGCGCTCCCCCCGTTCGATGCGTCGGACGCCGAACACGATGGTGTTGCGCGGGGTGAGGCGGTAGTGCTCCATGATCTGGTGCTGGGTGATCACCCCCGATCGGCTGGTCCAGCCCAGCGCGGCAATGCGCTGCGGGGCGATCGGCTCCGTCTCCATCTCGATGAGCCACATCGGCACCGAGAGGCGCTCGGGGGTGATGGCCCACTCGCCGGAGTACGCGTTCGTCGCGAGCACGGCCTTGTTCGCCCGCACGCTGCCGCGGGGCGTGGAGACCAGCACCCTGCCGCGGTCCCGCCTGACATCGGTGACCTTGGTCCGTTCGAACACGAGCGCCGATGACGCAAGCAGGGCGCGACGCACTCCGCGGCTCAGCTTGCCGGGGTTCAGGGCTCCGCCCACGGCTTCCCGCATGCCGCCCACGAACGTGCGGGGGATGCCGAGTTCCTCGCTGGTGCCGACCGTTCCACCTCCTCCGGCGCGCCGGAGGATCGCGGCGATGGTCCGCGTCCGCAGCATCTGTCCTCGTCCCACCGCGGCGAAGGCCAGGCCGTTGGGCTCGTAGTCGCAGTCGATGTGGTGGGCCCTGATGAGGTCCTCGGTGAAACGTGCCGAGTTCTCGCCCAGCCGCACCATGCCGGGCACCTTCCTGGGGTAGAAGAGGCTCAGCAGTCGCAGGTCGCCGCCCGGGACGGAGGCGATCTGGCCTCCGTTGCGGGAGCTGGCGCCGTAGCCGCAGAACTCGGCCTCCAGCAGCACCACGTCCCGACCGCGGTCGGCGAGCCGCAGGGCCGTCGCCATGCCGCCCATGCCGCCGCCGATGACGGCGACGTCGCACGTGAGGTCGCCGTCGAGGCTCGGGAGGACGTCCGTGGGCGGGTCGATCCAGCCGGTGAAGGTGCTGTACTCGACGTTGTCGAGGTTCATGAGCGTACGTTCCATTTCTCAGTCGCCCGAGCGCCCGGCGTCGAGCGCTCGGGAAGGCCGGAGCCGGACCTCACAACGTCTTCAGGAGCCGGTCGAGGGCCTCGGCCGTCGCCTCGATGTCGCCGGTGGTGTGCGCCGTGCTGAGGAAGACCTTGCCGGACGGCATGAACAGGAAGCCCTGCCGCAGCATCCCTTCGAGGATCACGGCCCAGAGGCCGCCGGTCCCGTGGAGTCCGGTGGCCGCGCCGGCGGGGACGTACTGGAGGAGCGAGCCGACCCGGTTGAAGCTGCCGAAGTCGGGGGACGCGCCGAGGACGCCGCCGACGAGGGTTTCGAACTCGGACGAGGTCCGTTCGAGCTGCTCGTAGACCGTGGGGTCGGCCAGGGCGCTCATCGTCGCGGCGACGGCCGCCAGTGCGATCGGGTTGGCGTTGAAGGTTCCGGCGTGCACGACGCCGGCCGTGACTTGGTCGACGAGTTCGGCCCGGCCGACGACGGCGCTCTGGGTGAAGCCGCCGGCCATCGCCTTTCCGAAGACGGACAGGTCGGGAAGGACGCCGTACTTCTCGGCCGCCCCGCCCCGCGCGATCCGAAACCCCGCGATCACCTCGTCGAAGACGAGGACGACACCGTGCCGATCGCACAGCACTCGCAGCGTCGCCAGGAACTGGGGTGAGGGTACTTCGACGCCGGCGTTGCTCATCACCGGGTCGACGAGCACGGCCGCGATGTCGCGCTCGACGGCCTCGCTCAGCAGGCGCTCGGCCAGCTGTACGTCGTTGAAGCGCGCCACGACCAGGTCGTCGAGGACGCTTGCCGACTGTCCCGGTCCGCCGGGGGTGGCGGGGCGGTCGCAGTCGTCCTCGGACATTCCGGCGAACACGGTGTCGTGCCAGCCGTGGTAGCTCTTGGCGAACTTGAGGACGCGGCGCCGGCCGGTGGCGGCGCGCGCGAGGCGGAGCGCCACCTGTACCGCCTCGGTCCCCGTGTTGCTCCACAGCAGTCGTTCGCCGTGCGGTACCGCTTCGAGGACCGCTTCCGCCGCGAGGTACTCGAGGGGGTGGCCGGTGCCGACGACCTGCATCTTCGTCGCGACCTCCGTCACGGCGGACACCACCCGCGGGTCACCGTGACCGAGGACGAGTGGCCCCCAGGCCATCACGTAGTCGACGTATCGGTCGCCGTCCAGGTCCCAGACGTACGCACCTCGCGCCTCGCGGACGAAGAGCGGGTGGGGAGGCATCGCGGCGCGCAGGCCCGACCCCACACCTCCGCCGACACTGCGGCGGGCTCGCTCGAAGGCCGAGCGTGATGATTCCAGGGCCATGAGATCACCCCTGCCTTTCAGTACGTGATCACCGAGCGGATGCCGATGCCGCGCTTCATCTGGTCGAACGCCTCGTTGACGTCCTGCAGACCGATCACACTCGTCACCAGGGAGTCCAGATCGATGCGGTGGCTCATGTAGTGGTCGATCAGCAACGGGAAGTCGGAAGCCGGCTTGCTGGAGCCGTAGTTCGAGCCGATGAGCGAGAGTTCCTGATCGGACATGACGAAGGGATCGATGGACACCTTCAGGCCGTCCGCCACCTGCCCGGCAACCACCGCCGTGCCGCCCCGAGCCAGGACCTCGTAGGCCGACTCGATGGTGCGAGGCAGCCCGATGGCCTCGATGGCGATCTCCACACCGCGTCCGTCGGTGAGCTGTCGCACCCGGTCCGCGAAATCCTCGCGGCCGTTGTTGATCAGGTCGGTCGCGCCGAAGATGCGCGCCTGATCCAGCTTCTCGTCGGAGATGTCCGCGGCGATGATCTTCCGCGCGCCGGCGAGCCGAGCACCCTGGATCGCGTTCAGGCCGACGCCACCGCAGCCGAGGACCAGCACGGTGTCGCTCGGACGCACACCGGCGGTGTTGACGGCCGCGCCGACACCGGTCGTGACGGCGCATCCGACCAGAGCCGACTGCGGGAACGGGGCGTCGTCCCGGATGGTGATCGCGCCCGATTCCGGCACGAGGGTGTACTGGCCGAACGTTCCGAGGCCCGCGAAGCTGAGCACGTCGCCCCCGCCGGCGGACGTGATCCGGGACCGGCCGTCGAACGACACGTGGTTCGCCGAGTGCTGGCTGACCATGTCGCAGAGGACAGGCCTGCCACTGATGCAATAGCGGCACCGGCGACAGGAAGGCGTCCAGGACAGCACGACGTGGTCGCCCCTCTTCAGCGTCGTGACGCCTTCGCCGACACTCTCGACGATCCCGGCTCCCTCATGGCCGAGGATCATCGGCGACGGAACCTCCCAGTCGCCCACGAGCACGTGCAGGTCGCTGTGGCACACTCCGCTTGCCTTGAGCCGCACGAGTACCTCGCCGGGCGGAGGCGTCGAGGGGAGGGCGACCCGCTCGATGGTCAGCGGTTCGCCGGGGGCCCGGAAGACGGCGGCGTCGAACTCGATGGTCATGACGGGTTTCCTCCAGTGGGCTGCGCCGGACGGGTCGGAGCGGTGCGGATGAGCTTCCGGTTGGCGAACTCGTCGATTCCGGCCCGGCCCAGTTCCCGGCCGAACCCGGACCGCTTGACCCCGCCGAAGGGCAGTTCCGCGCCTTCGAGGCCGACGCCGTTGACGAAGACCATGCCCGCGTCGATCCGGTCGGCGACGCGCGCCGCCTGGTCGACGTCAATCGTGAACACGTAGGAGCCCAGCCCGTACGGTGTCGCGTTCGCCAGTTCTACCGCCTCGTCCTCGGACCGGGCCCGGTGGAGGATCGCGACGGGGCCGAAGAGCTCCTCGGCGGCCGTGGGCGAGGTCGGCGACACGTCCGTCAGGACGCCGGGCGGGAAGTGCGCCCCTTCGCGCTGCCGTGCGGCGATGAAAGTCGCTCCGTGGTCGACGGCTCGCTCGACCTGTTCCTCGAGGTACTCGGCGGCGGCGACCGAGGACAGGGGCGCCAGGCCGTCGGTCATGGCGAGCACCTTGCGGGTGAACGCGTCGAGGAAGGCGTCGTAGAGGTCGTCGGCGACGATGAACCGCTTCGCGCCGTTGCACGCCTGGCCGGTGTTCTCGAACCGGGCCTCGACCGCCGCCTGGACCGTGGTGTCGAGGTCGTCGGTGGACAGCACGATGAAGGGGTCCGAGCCGCCCAGTTCGAGCACCACCTTCTTGAGGCTGCGCCCGGCCTGCGCGGCGACCTCCGCACCGGCCCGCTCCGAACCGGTGAAGGAGACCCCCTGCACCCGGGGGTCCGCGATGGCGGCGGCGATCTGCTGGCGGGTGGCGTAGACGTTGACGTAGCAGCCCTCGGGAGCGCCCGCGTCGGTGAACAACTGCTGGAGGGCTGCGGCGGACTCCGGGCACTGCGAGGCGTGCTTGAGCACGATGGTGTTGCCCAGCGCGAGGTTCGGTGCGGCGAACCGGGCCACCTGGTAGTACGGGTAGTTCCAGGGCATGATGCCCAGGAGCACGCCGGTCGGCCGGCGGCGGATGAAAGCGGTGCCCTCTCCCCCCAGGAGCTCGATCGGCTCGTCGGCGAGGAACGCCTCCGCGTTCTCGGCGTAGTACCGGTAGATGGAGGCGCTGAACTCGACCTCCCCGAGGGCCTGGTCCAGCGGCTTGCCCATCTCCCGCCGGATGATCGCGGCGAGCTGCGCGCTGCGCTCCTCGTGCAGGTCGGCGACGGCGCCGAGCAGCCGGGCGCGCTGGCCGATGGAGGTCTGCCTCGACCAGTGCGCGTAGGCCTTCGCCGCCGCGTCGAGCGCTCCGTCGACGGCCTGGTCCGTCGCGGTGGGGTACTCCTTGACCACCGTGCCGTCGGCGGGGTCCACCACCGCGTACACGTGCCTGTTCGCCATCCTGACTCCTTCTTCGTGTCCGGGGTTCATGCGGGGGCTCCGACTGCGCGGGCCGGGTTCGCGTCCGAGGCGGCGGTGCGGTCGTGCAGCACGCGGTAGGCGCGGAAGTAGACGAAGATCTGGGTGCCCCACGTGGCCAGCGCGGCGGTGTAGAAGACCGTGCGGTCGGCATCGTCGAACGGCAGCGGGAAGAAGTCGTAGAGGAGCGCGATGGTGGTCCCGGCGGCCGTGGCCAGTGCCGTCCAGATCGCCGGCCGCCGCGCGCCCGCCTGCCACAGCCGCTTGACGAAGTACCCGAGGAAGACCGCCGTGAGGAGGTTGACGACGACGTAGAACACGGCGACCCAGAATGCGGCACGGTCGGTGTGCAGGTCCGCGCCGTGGAACGGCCGCAGGAACAGGCCGGCCACGGCCGCGGCTGCGAACACGGCGATGTCGACGCCCCGGCTCGGCCGGTAGCGGTGGGTGACCATCATCAGACCCATGATCAGGATGACCGTGATGCCGACGGACCTGGAGAAGGCGTCGAAGAAGTAGGCCACGTCGTACAGGACGCTGCCCGGGTCGGCGCCCAGCAGCGACCAGACCAGGAAGTTGCTGCCGGAGGTGGCGACCACCATCGTCTCGAGGCCGAGGAGGTAGTTGCCGTAGCGGCGGATGAAGGCCCAGCCGTAGAAGTAGCCGGCGAAGATCATCCACAGGTCGGCCAGCAGGAACAGCGCCACCTTCATCTCGACGCCCCCTCGCGCACGTCGCGGGACAGGAGGGCGGCGACGTTCTCGGCGGTGCGCTGGCCCGTCAGGACCGCGCCGTTCATGGTGCCGGCCCACTCGCCGGCGGTTTCGGTGCCGGCCCAGTGGATGCGCCCGTGGGGCTCGGTGAGCGCCTGGGCGTAGCTCACGGTCGCGTGGGGGCCGGCGACCGGGTGGGGGCCGCCCGGGGCGAACGGCTCCGCTCCCCAGCGGTGGTCCAGGTAGTCGATGGGGGTGCTGGCCTGCGGGCCGTAGAGGTCGACGAGTTGCTGGACGACCAGGTCGCGTCGGGTTTCGGGGCCGAAGCCGTCGAAGACGCGGGGGTCGCAGAAGGTCATCAGGACGCCCGGCCCGGCAGGGGTGGGGGACACGTCGAAGGTGATGAACACGGTCCCGGTGTCGGTGACCGCCTCACCGGAGCAGCCGTCGGCCCGCCAGAAGGGCTTGTCGTAGGCCACGAAGGCCTTGCTGAGGACGCCCATGCGCCAGGTCCGGGTGAGCCCCGCGGCCCGCTCGGGCAGGGCGGGTTCGAACGCGATGGTGGCGCGGTGCGCCGGGGCGGCCGTGACGATCGCGTACCCGGCGCGGATCTC from Kitasatospora terrestris includes the following:
- a CDS encoding aspartate aminotransferase family protein, yielding MALESSRSAFERARRSVGGGVGSGLRAAMPPHPLFVREARGAYVWDLDGDRYVDYVMAWGPLVLGHGDPRVVSAVTEVATKMQVVGTGHPLEYLAAEAVLEAVPHGERLLWSNTGTEAVQVALRLARAATGRRRVLKFAKSYHGWHDTVFAGMSEDDCDRPATPGGPGQSASVLDDLVVARFNDVQLAERLLSEAVERDIAAVLVDPVMSNAGVEVPSPQFLATLRVLCDRHGVVLVFDEVIAGFRIARGGAAEKYGVLPDLSVFGKAMAGGFTQSAVVGRAELVDQVTAGVVHAGTFNANPIALAAVAATMSALADPTVYEQLERTSSEFETLVGGVLGASPDFGSFNRVGSLLQYVPAGAATGLHGTGGLWAVILEGMLRQGFLFMPSGKVFLSTAHTTGDIEATAEALDRLLKTL
- a CDS encoding FAD-binding oxidoreductase — translated: MNLDNVEYSTFTGWIDPPTDVLPSLDGDLTCDVAVIGGGMGGMATALRLADRGRDVVLLEAEFCGYGASSRNGGQIASVPGGDLRLLSLFYPRKVPGMVRLGENSARFTEDLIRAHHIDCDYEPNGLAFAAVGRGQMLRTRTIAAILRRAGGGGTVGTSEELGIPRTFVGGMREAVGGALNPGKLSRGVRRALLASSALVFERTKVTDVRRDRGRVLVSTPRGSVRANKAVLATNAYSGEWAITPERLSVPMWLIEMETEPIAPQRIAALGWTSRSGVITQHQIMEHYRLTPRNTIVFGVRRIERGERYPLPAKAPDRAMVEELAGAFATRFPGLADVAVERAWGGWIAMTSSFLPIAGQIEDDVYYSIACNGHGLSQAPYVGSLIADLIVDGSRHEDLDGIWAEEPTFPPFLMLGPLGLRTVWALDRFTDMINGSRRRARRAAASSHV
- a CDS encoding Zn-dependent alcohol dehydrogenase, whose protein sequence is MTIEFDAAVFRAPGEPLTIERVALPSTPPPGEVLVRLKASGVCHSDLHVLVGDWEVPSPMILGHEGAGIVESVGEGVTTLKRGDHVVLSWTPSCRRCRYCISGRPVLCDMVSQHSANHVSFDGRSRITSAGGGDVLSFAGLGTFGQYTLVPESGAITIRDDAPFPQSALVGCAVTTGVGAAVNTAGVRPSDTVLVLGCGGVGLNAIQGARLAGARKIIAADISDEKLDQARIFGATDLINNGREDFADRVRQLTDGRGVEIAIEAIGLPRTIESAYEVLARGGTAVVAGQVADGLKVSIDPFVMSDQELSLIGSNYGSSKPASDFPLLIDHYMSHRIDLDSLVTSVIGLQDVNEAFDQMKRGIGIRSVITY
- a CDS encoding transporter; translation: MKVALFLLADLWMIFAGYFYGWAFIRRYGNYLLGLETMVVATSGSNFLVWSLLGADPGSVLYDVAYFFDAFSRSVGITVILIMGLMMVTHRYRPSRGVDIAVFAAAAVAGLFLRPFHGADLHTDRAAFWVAVFYVVVNLLTAVFLGYFVKRLWQAGARRPAIWTALATAAGTTIALLYDFFPLPFDDADRTVFYTAALATWGTQIFVYFRAYRVLHDRTAASDANPARAVGAPA
- a CDS encoding NAD-dependent succinate-semialdehyde dehydrogenase, which produces MANRHVYAVVDPADGTVVKEYPTATDQAVDGALDAAAKAYAHWSRQTSIGQRARLLGAVADLHEERSAQLAAIIRREMGKPLDQALGEVEFSASIYRYYAENAEAFLADEPIELLGGEGTAFIRRRPTGVLLGIMPWNYPYYQVARFAAPNLALGNTIVLKHASQCPESAAALQQLFTDAGAPEGCYVNVYATRQQIAAAIADPRVQGVSFTGSERAGAEVAAQAGRSLKKVVLELGGSDPFIVLSTDDLDTTVQAAVEARFENTGQACNGAKRFIVADDLYDAFLDAFTRKVLAMTDGLAPLSSVAAAEYLEEQVERAVDHGATFIAARQREGAHFPPGVLTDVSPTSPTAAEELFGPVAILHRARSEDEAVELANATPYGLGSYVFTIDVDQAARVADRIDAGMVFVNGVGLEGAELPFGGVKRSGFGRELGRAGIDEFANRKLIRTAPTRPAQPTGGNPS